The Gemmatimonadales bacterium genome window below encodes:
- a CDS encoding DUF2513 domain-containing protein — MKLDLDLVRSILMEVEDTPANQAAGKITIADVDEATVLEHLELLKDRGLIDARLVRSGMGGDRILAANVERLTWEGHDWLAAARNDTVWRKTMKLIKEKGGGVAFELIKPILVQVAIQHFGVAG, encoded by the coding sequence ATGAAGCTGGACTTGGATCTTGTGCGGTCGATTCTCATGGAGGTGGAGGATACGCCGGCGAATCAGGCGGCCGGGAAGATCACGATCGCAGATGTGGATGAAGCGACTGTCCTTGAACACCTCGAATTACTGAAGGATCGGGGGTTGATCGACGCGCGACTAGTGCGTAGCGGGATGGGTGGGGACCGAATACTGGCTGCAAACGTCGAACGGTTGACTTGGGAGGGGCACGATTGGCTCGCAGCGGCTCGGAATGACACGGTGTGGCGGAAGACAATGAAGTTGATAAAGGAGAAGGGCGGCGGAGTCGCGTTCGAGCTGATCAAGCCCATCTTGGTCCAAGTGGCGATCCAGCACTTCGGTGTTGCTGGTTAG
- a CDS encoding tyrosine-type recombinase/integrase, with protein sequence MSKTTPRPRGTGSVRPKMRVVVKNGRRVKTTDPTGRWSARAYLADGRYWKGTFASEREAKTGLARILGAKADGQRTVPSAQRLGDWWEEWLSTFMTGKSARSQHDIRARGRRYLPKWLLARPLAKLSPTDVQTVLNGMAERGLSPTTIRMVRGDVRAALNRALKLGKVLRNVATLTDPPKQVRRTYRWLTGEEAALFLAEAEANDAARAAASADGLVDDVDAALFTLLLMEGPRPGELYALRWDDWDEAAGTLQIRRALERFSGRAASVGDGKGWAFKATKTGKHTELVLTAASARALRTHRARQRRLRLALGPAYTDRKLIFASATGGPCNADVVRDRFRQIVGALALRLTGQVPPPPLSLAGHSLAAHRAAKATRAKALREALAATGLDRLRLYDLRHSSASLGLAAGEDLKSVSERLGHSTITLTANVYSHVAVATKRRSAEARDALLTASR encoded by the coding sequence ATGTCTAAGACAACGCCCCGCCCCCGAGGCACCGGCTCGGTCCGGCCCAAGATGCGCGTCGTCGTGAAGAACGGTCGCCGCGTGAAGACGACGGACCCGACGGGTCGCTGGTCGGCGCGAGCCTATCTCGCGGATGGCCGGTACTGGAAGGGCACGTTCGCCAGCGAGCGCGAGGCCAAGACAGGATTAGCTCGGATCCTCGGAGCCAAAGCTGACGGCCAGCGCACCGTCCCCTCGGCGCAACGCTTGGGCGATTGGTGGGAGGAGTGGCTCTCGACCTTTATGACCGGGAAGAGCGCCCGCTCCCAACACGACATCCGCGCCCGGGGACGGCGCTACTTGCCGAAGTGGTTGCTGGCGCGTCCGTTGGCGAAGTTGTCGCCGACCGACGTTCAGACGGTCTTGAACGGGATGGCTGAACGGGGGTTGAGTCCGACGACGATCCGGATGGTCCGGGGGGACGTGCGCGCCGCGCTGAATCGGGCGCTCAAGCTCGGCAAGGTTCTCCGCAACGTCGCCACCCTCACCGATCCCCCGAAGCAGGTCCGGCGTACCTACCGCTGGCTCACCGGCGAAGAGGCCGCGCTCTTCCTCGCCGAAGCCGAGGCGAACGACGCGGCCCGGGCGGCGGCGAGCGCGGACGGCCTAGTGGACGATGTGGATGCGGCGCTCTTCACCCTCCTGTTGATGGAAGGGCCACGCCCAGGGGAACTCTACGCCCTGCGGTGGGACGATTGGGACGAGGCTGCCGGCACGCTCCAGATTCGCCGCGCCCTCGAACGCTTCAGCGGCCGCGCCGCCTCGGTCGGCGACGGGAAAGGTTGGGCCTTCAAGGCGACCAAGACCGGGAAGCACACCGAGCTCGTGCTGACCGCCGCCAGCGCCCGCGCCCTCCGGACCCATCGCGCCCGGCAGCGCCGCCTCCGCCTCGCGCTCGGCCCGGCGTATACGGATCGGAAGCTGATCTTTGCGAGTGCGACGGGTGGGCCCTGTAACGCGGACGTGGTGCGGGACCGCTTCCGCCAGATCGTCGGGGCCCTCGCCCTCCGCCTCACCGGCCAGGTCCCTCCCCCACCCCTCTCTCTCGCCGGGCACTCCCTCGCGGCCCACCGCGCCGCCAAGGCTACCCGGGCGAAGGCCCTCCGCGAGGCCCTCGCGGCGACGGGGCTCGACCGACTCCGCCTCTACGACCTGAGGCATTCGAGCGCCTCCCTCGGCCTCGCCGCCGGAGAGGACCTCAAGAGCGTCAGCGAACGGCTCGGGCACTCGACCATCACCCTCACCGCGAACGTCTACAGTCACGTCGCCGTCGCCACCAAGCGCCGCTCCGCCGAGGCGCGCGACGCCCTTCTCACCGCCTCGCGCTAG
- a CDS encoding bifunctional DNA primase/polymerase, whose amino-acid sequence MTSLDAALDYASRGWAPIPLELGGKKPRARAWQNARHTVEELPKQFSNGANIGVLTGAPSGGLVDVDLDTPEAAALAPTFLPDTAAVFGRDGKPRSHCFYLASIPKTIRYQHPTARTADGKRVTLLELRSTGGQTMVPPSVHPSGEVVRWDESGEPAAVEASELLRDVGQLAAAALVAQAWPQSGARHDLALALAGVLLGWLDWDDEPASEFIRAVAEVAGDEEVEDRVAAVATTRACLAEGKAYTGLAHLGELLDKRVVRRIVQWLGGSMRNRAAPAAQGTYAATDGGMVLRRTTEHGAVQEIPLSNFAARITAERIDDDGTEAQVLFALEVQRRGRVRTGEVAAGDFASMAWVARIGGAECIQHPAPYARDHLRAAIQTVSLPVPEERRYTHTGWRDDLGADIGPVYLHAAGALGAKGSVPGVEVRLPAPLAPLELPEPPADPRPALRASLGMLGVAPLGVTLPVFATIYRVVLGGMDASAAIVGPTGAGKSELAALAQQHFGPGFAARHLPGNWSGTANFTEGLGFAAKDALCVVDDWAPGAGRQNRDKLEAAADRLFRNQGNRAGRGRMRADGTLRPEKAPRGMFLMTGEDLPAGQSVRARIAIVELGPEAMDWRVLSSAQADAAAGRYAEAMAGYICWLAGRYDAMRAALPAQVAALRARAAGQHRRTPDLVAQLAMGLRSFADYAVSAGLWTAAEADASWEAWWTVLQDVGERQVIYQSGADPARRFVELVGVVVASGAGHFATFTGEAPADDPERWGWRLRTTEAGTRWEDGQYLDALGSPVAPVYVPQGPRLGWLDPARGHLLLVAEACYAAAQRLAREGPEGLTVGLTALKKRLHEAGYLEATETRGGKTYLEVRRGIAGARVAVLVMRADVFAGEGATSEGEGATDSTA is encoded by the coding sequence ATGACTAGCCTCGATGCCGCACTCGACTACGCATCACGAGGCTGGGCGCCGATTCCGTTGGAGCTAGGAGGCAAGAAGCCACGCGCCCGGGCGTGGCAGAACGCCCGTCATACCGTCGAGGAACTGCCGAAACAGTTTTCGAATGGCGCCAACATCGGGGTGCTGACCGGTGCGCCGAGCGGCGGACTGGTGGACGTCGACCTCGACACGCCGGAAGCCGCGGCGCTCGCCCCCACCTTTCTTCCAGACACCGCGGCGGTGTTCGGGCGCGACGGCAAGCCGCGCTCTCACTGCTTCTATCTGGCCTCCATTCCGAAGACCATCCGTTACCAGCACCCCACCGCACGCACGGCGGACGGCAAGCGCGTGACGTTGCTCGAACTTCGCAGCACCGGTGGCCAAACGATGGTGCCCCCAAGCGTCCATCCGTCTGGGGAAGTAGTCCGGTGGGATGAAAGCGGCGAGCCCGCCGCGGTGGAGGCCTCGGAGCTCCTCCGTGATGTGGGCCAGCTGGCCGCCGCCGCCCTTGTGGCGCAGGCATGGCCGCAATCCGGCGCGCGCCACGACCTCGCGCTCGCGCTCGCGGGCGTGCTGCTCGGGTGGCTCGACTGGGATGATGAGCCAGCATCGGAGTTCATCCGCGCGGTGGCCGAGGTTGCGGGGGATGAGGAGGTGGAAGATCGGGTGGCGGCAGTGGCCACGACCCGCGCGTGTCTCGCGGAGGGCAAGGCATACACCGGCCTCGCGCACCTTGGCGAGTTGCTCGACAAACGTGTCGTGCGCCGAATAGTGCAGTGGCTCGGCGGCAGCATGCGGAATCGGGCCGCGCCCGCCGCCCAGGGCACCTACGCCGCCACCGACGGCGGGATGGTCCTGCGCCGGACGACGGAGCATGGCGCGGTCCAAGAGATTCCGCTCAGCAACTTTGCCGCTCGCATCACGGCCGAGCGCATCGACGACGACGGCACCGAAGCCCAAGTCCTCTTCGCCCTCGAAGTCCAGCGGCGTGGGCGGGTCCGGACGGGGGAAGTGGCGGCCGGAGACTTCGCGAGCATGGCATGGGTGGCGCGGATCGGTGGGGCTGAGTGCATCCAACATCCGGCCCCCTATGCCCGGGACCACCTTCGCGCCGCGATCCAGACCGTCTCCCTCCCGGTGCCGGAAGAACGCCGCTACACGCACACGGGCTGGCGGGACGACCTTGGCGCCGACATCGGCCCTGTCTATCTCCACGCCGCGGGTGCGCTTGGCGCGAAGGGCTCGGTGCCGGGGGTGGAGGTACGGCTCCCGGCGCCCCTCGCTCCGCTGGAGTTGCCCGAGCCGCCCGCCGATCCGCGCCCCGCGCTCCGCGCCAGCCTCGGGATGCTCGGGGTTGCGCCGCTGGGGGTTACGCTGCCGGTCTTCGCCACGATCTACCGGGTTGTGCTCGGCGGGATGGATGCCTCGGCGGCCATCGTCGGACCGACGGGCGCGGGGAAGTCCGAATTGGCGGCCCTCGCGCAGCAACACTTCGGCCCCGGATTCGCCGCGCGTCACCTCCCGGGCAACTGGTCCGGTACGGCCAACTTCACCGAAGGGCTCGGCTTTGCCGCGAAGGATGCGCTGTGTGTGGTGGACGATTGGGCCCCCGGCGCGGGTCGCCAGAATCGCGACAAGCTGGAGGCCGCTGCGGATCGGCTGTTCCGCAATCAAGGCAACCGGGCCGGACGAGGCCGCATGCGGGCGGATGGGACGCTGCGCCCGGAGAAGGCACCCCGCGGCATGTTCCTCATGACCGGCGAGGACCTCCCGGCCGGCCAGAGTGTGCGGGCGCGAATCGCGATTGTTGAACTCGGGCCCGAGGCGATGGACTGGAGGGTGCTCTCCAGCGCCCAAGCCGATGCCGCCGCCGGTCGATATGCCGAGGCGATGGCTGGCTACATCTGTTGGCTCGCCGGGCGCTATGACGCGATGCGGGCTGCCCTCCCCGCCCAAGTGGCGGCTCTGCGGGCCCGGGCGGCCGGGCAACACCGCCGGACGCCAGACCTCGTCGCCCAGCTTGCCATGGGCCTGCGCTCCTTCGCGGACTACGCGGTGAGCGCGGGCCTCTGGACCGCGGCGGAAGCTGATGCGAGTTGGGAGGCGTGGTGGACCGTCCTTCAGGACGTCGGGGAGCGGCAAGTCATCTACCAATCGGGCGCTGATCCGGCCCGGCGCTTCGTGGAGCTTGTGGGCGTGGTAGTGGCCAGCGGTGCCGGACACTTCGCCACCTTCACCGGCGAGGCCCCGGCGGACGATCCGGAGCGGTGGGGATGGCGTCTGCGGACGACCGAGGCCGGGACGCGATGGGAGGATGGGCAGTATCTCGACGCGCTCGGTAGCCCGGTCGCTCCGGTCTATGTGCCGCAAGGCCCGCGCCTCGGCTGGCTCGATCCCGCCCGCGGGCACCTGCTCCTGGTCGCGGAGGCGTGTTATGCCGCCGCCCAGCGTCTCGCGCGCGAGGGACCAGAAGGATTGACGGTGGGGCTGACGGCGCTCAAGAAACGGCTCCACGAGGCCGGGTATCTCGAAGCCACCGAGACCCGGGGTGGGAAGACCTACCTCGAAGTCCGACGGGGGATCGCGGGCGCTCGGGTGGCCGTGCTGGTGATGCGGGCGGACGTCTTCGCGGGTGAAGGGGCTACTTCCGAGGGCGAAGGGGCTACCGATTCGACGGCGTAG
- a CDS encoding HAD family hydrolase, whose product MLRLRRGIVAFGFLAAALANATTATAQDPLPSWNDGATKRAIVASVTEATTAGRPGFIPASERIATFDNDGTLWVEQPIYTQLAFALDRVKVLAPQHPEWKTQEPFASLLKGDLSAALAGGDHAILEIVMATHAGITTTEFEQIVRQWMATARHPRFNRPYTELVYQPMVELLAYLRANGFKTYIVSGGGVEFMRPWTEQVYGIPPEQVVGSRIKTTYQMTKDGPVLMREAKLEFIDDKGGKPVGINAMIGRRPAAAFGNSDGDRQMLEWVPEGGERLRMLVHHDDATREYAYGAQSHIGTFSDSLMAEARAKGWTVISMKNDWKRIFAFESP is encoded by the coding sequence ATGCTACGCCTTCGCCGCGGGATTGTGGCCTTCGGTTTCCTCGCCGCAGCATTGGCCAACGCTACCACAGCCACCGCCCAGGACCCGCTCCCCTCCTGGAACGACGGCGCCACCAAGCGAGCCATCGTCGCGTCCGTCACGGAGGCCACCACCGCCGGGCGGCCGGGCTTCATTCCGGCCTCCGAGCGGATCGCCACCTTCGACAACGACGGCACGCTCTGGGTGGAGCAGCCGATATACACCCAGCTCGCCTTCGCGCTCGACCGGGTCAAGGTGCTGGCGCCGCAGCACCCGGAGTGGAAGACGCAGGAGCCCTTCGCGTCGCTCCTCAAGGGCGACCTCTCGGCCGCGCTGGCGGGGGGGGACCACGCCATCCTCGAGATCGTCATGGCCACCCACGCCGGGATCACCACCACTGAGTTCGAGCAGATCGTCCGCCAGTGGATGGCGACCGCGCGCCACCCCAGGTTCAATCGTCCCTACACCGAGTTGGTTTACCAGCCGATGGTGGAACTCTTGGCCTACCTCCGCGCCAACGGGTTCAAGACCTATATCGTCTCGGGGGGCGGCGTGGAGTTCATGCGCCCCTGGACCGAGCAGGTGTACGGGATTCCCCCTGAGCAGGTCGTCGGCAGCCGGATCAAGACCACCTATCAGATGACGAAGGACGGTCCGGTGCTGATGCGGGAAGCCAAACTGGAGTTCATTGACGACAAGGGTGGCAAGCCGGTAGGCATCAACGCGATGATCGGCCGGCGGCCGGCAGCGGCCTTCGGCAACTCCGACGGTGACCGGCAGATGCTGGAATGGGTGCCGGAGGGCGGTGAGCGGCTCCGGATGCTGGTGCACCACGATGATGCGACCCGGGAATACGCCTACGGCGCACAGTCGCACATCGGGACCTTCAGCGACTCACTCATGGCGGAGGCGAGGGCCAAGGGCTGGACCGTCATCAGCATGAAGAACGACTGGAAGCGGATTTTCGCCTTCGAGTCGCCATGA
- a CDS encoding aminotransferase class V-fold PLP-dependent enzyme: MDRDALLAALRLLERQARPLEPGTSRRRDLLRAVNASAERFLRALPSSNAFQETDDKAIGLLDAPIRERGLRLADVIGHLEHDVVRPGAATASGGHLAYIPGGGLYHAALGDLYAAVTNKYAGFFFTGPGPARMENMLVRWTADLVGFPTTAGGAIVSGGSIANLSAITAARDAHGLRGADYATAVVYLTDQAHHCIAKALRIAGMAEAPLRRVPMDDRWRMRPDALAEAIAADRAAGLNPWLVVAAAGTTDTGAIDPLDALADVAKRERCWYHVDAAYGGYFLLTDHGKAAMRGIERADSVVLDPHKTLFLPYGCGMVIARDAATLAATNTYTGHYMQDALRDTGEVSSADLSPELSRHFRALRMWLPLVLLGTKPFRAALDEKLLLARYFRMEVARLGFEVGPEPDLSVVTYRWAPPGLELEATNALNKAIIEGAQRDGRIFLSSTMLDGRYTLRMAAVTHRTHRRTIDLALTVLREQVEALG; the protein is encoded by the coding sequence ATGGACCGAGACGCGCTTCTCGCTGCGCTCCGCCTTCTCGAGCGACAGGCTCGCCCGCTCGAGCCGGGCACCAGCCGTCGACGGGACCTGCTCCGCGCCGTCAACGCCTCGGCCGAACGATTCCTCCGCGCACTCCCCAGTAGCAACGCGTTCCAGGAAACCGACGACAAGGCCATCGGCCTGCTCGACGCGCCGATCCGTGAACGGGGCCTTCGGCTCGCTGATGTCATCGGGCACCTGGAGCACGACGTGGTCCGCCCCGGCGCCGCCACCGCCTCCGGCGGCCACCTCGCCTACATCCCGGGGGGCGGACTCTATCACGCCGCCCTGGGCGACCTCTACGCCGCGGTCACCAACAAGTACGCCGGCTTCTTCTTTACCGGGCCCGGCCCCGCGCGAATGGAAAACATGCTCGTGCGGTGGACCGCCGATCTGGTCGGGTTCCCGACCACCGCCGGCGGTGCGATTGTCTCCGGCGGCAGCATCGCCAACTTGAGCGCCATCACGGCCGCGCGGGATGCCCACGGCCTGCGAGGCGCCGACTACGCGACGGCGGTGGTCTACCTCACGGACCAGGCGCATCACTGCATCGCGAAGGCGCTCCGTATTGCCGGCATGGCGGAGGCACCCCTCCGCCGTGTGCCGATGGACGACCGGTGGCGCATGCGGCCCGACGCGCTCGCCGAGGCCATCGCCGCCGACCGCGCGGCGGGGTTGAATCCGTGGCTCGTCGTGGCAGCCGCAGGCACCACCGACACGGGAGCCATCGACCCGCTCGACGCGCTGGCCGATGTCGCGAAGCGGGAACGCTGCTGGTACCACGTGGACGCGGCCTATGGCGGATACTTCCTGTTGACCGACCACGGGAAGGCAGCGATGCGCGGCATCGAGCGGGCCGATTCGGTCGTCCTCGACCCGCACAAGACTCTCTTCCTGCCTTATGGATGCGGGATGGTGATCGCGCGGGACGCCGCGACGCTCGCCGCCACCAACACCTATACCGGCCACTACATGCAGGACGCCCTGCGCGACACCGGTGAGGTGTCATCCGCCGACCTCTCACCCGAACTTTCCAGGCACTTCCGGGCGCTCCGCATGTGGCTGCCGCTGGTGCTGCTCGGGACGAAGCCATTCCGGGCCGCGCTCGACGAGAAGCTGCTCCTCGCACGCTATTTCAGGATGGAAGTGGCACGGCTGGGTTTTGAAGTCGGCCCCGAGCCAGACCTCTCGGTCGTGACCTACCGCTGGGCACCGCCCGGCCTGGAGCTTGAAGCAACGAACGCCCTGAACAAGGCCATCATCGAAGGCGCGCAGCGCGACGGGCGGATCTTCTTGTCATCGACGATGCTCGACGGCCGGTACACCCTCAGGATGGCGGCTGTCACCCACCGGACTCATCGGAGGACGATCGACCTGGCGCTCACGGTCCTGCGGGAGCAGGTCGAAGCGCTGGGGTGA
- a CDS encoding HsmA family protein: MPPIIRAAVSLMFAAFAFYTVGVWSAVLSHRLKPWHALLFWLGFSSDTAGTELMRQMAGGFRWGFHTATGGLALLLMLLHAVWATTVLVRGNEARLRTFHRTSVVVWVIWLIPFVTGLVAGSRRM; encoded by the coding sequence ATGCCTCCCATCATCAGGGCCGCCGTCTCTCTCATGTTCGCCGCTTTCGCCTTCTACACCGTTGGCGTCTGGTCGGCTGTGCTCTCCCATCGGCTGAAGCCGTGGCATGCCCTGCTCTTCTGGCTCGGCTTCTCCTCCGACACCGCCGGCACCGAACTGATGCGACAGATGGCGGGGGGATTTCGCTGGGGATTTCACACGGCGACCGGCGGGCTCGCGCTGCTCCTCATGCTGCTGCACGCGGTGTGGGCCACGACGGTCCTGGTGCGGGGGAACGAGGCACGCCTCCGGACCTTCCACCGGACGAGCGTGGTCGTCTGGGTGATCTGGCTGATTCCCTTCGTGACGGGGTTGGTTGCGGGCAGCCGACGCATGTAG
- a CDS encoding metalloregulator ArsR/SmtB family transcription factor: MTAATKPISDEVLQTAARVIKCLGHPLRLRLLEIMERGGEQNVSELQSYSGATQAAVSEQLGILRGHGVVESRRDGTYMLYRIIEPKVFRILACVRECEITDGRIT; this comes from the coding sequence GTGACCGCTGCAACGAAACCGATTTCCGACGAAGTCCTGCAGACGGCTGCCCGCGTCATCAAGTGCCTGGGCCACCCGCTGCGCCTTCGGCTCCTCGAGATCATGGAGCGCGGGGGAGAGCAGAACGTGAGCGAACTGCAGTCGTACAGCGGGGCCACGCAGGCCGCCGTCTCCGAGCAGCTCGGCATTCTCCGGGGGCACGGCGTCGTCGAGTCCCGGCGGGACGGCACCTACATGCTGTATCGCATCATCGAACCGAAGGTCTTCCGCATCCTCGCCTGTGTCCGTGAGTGTGAAATCACCGACGGGAGGATCACATGA
- a CDS encoding FAD/NAD(P)-binding oxidoreductase: MTRIVILGAGTAGTTIANRLSRHYRREIAAGQTIITLVDQDNDHIYQPGLLFLPFGMYTPEQVRKPRNRQIRDGIRYVQRPIDRVDADKDVVFLADGTPIAYDVLIVATGTRVLPEETEGMTGAGWRKNVFDFYTLEGATALRDALATWKGGRLVVNVVDMPIKCPVAPLEFVFLADWFFTKRGMRDKVEITYVTPLDGPFTKPVCNRELAHLFKGKEIRLQPEFNTGEVDGANGRLIAYDERAIPFDLLVAIPLHGGAEYVSRSPGLGDDLGFVLTNPQTLQAERKPNIFALGDATNVPASKAGSVAHFQAEILEENIARFLKGQPLEPDFDGHSNCFIETGFNQALLIDFNYETEPLPGTFPIPGIGPLRLLKESRLNHLGKLAFRWVYWNMLLPGHDIPLVAPQMTMRGKQLPTPAAEPVAV; encoded by the coding sequence ATGACCCGCATTGTCATCCTCGGCGCCGGCACCGCCGGTACCACCATCGCCAACCGACTGTCCCGGCACTACCGCCGGGAAATTGCGGCGGGGCAGACCATCATCACCCTGGTGGACCAGGACAACGACCACATCTATCAACCCGGGCTCCTCTTTCTGCCGTTCGGGATGTACACCCCAGAGCAGGTCCGGAAGCCCCGCAACCGTCAGATTCGCGACGGCATTCGGTACGTCCAGCGCCCGATCGACCGGGTCGACGCAGACAAGGACGTCGTCTTCCTCGCTGACGGGACGCCGATCGCCTACGACGTCCTCATCGTCGCCACCGGTACTCGCGTGCTCCCGGAAGAGACCGAAGGGATGACCGGTGCAGGCTGGCGCAAGAACGTATTCGACTTCTACACGCTCGAAGGCGCCACGGCGCTCCGGGACGCGCTTGCCACCTGGAAGGGCGGCCGCCTGGTCGTCAATGTCGTGGACATGCCGATCAAATGCCCGGTGGCCCCGTTGGAATTCGTGTTCCTGGCCGACTGGTTCTTCACCAAGCGGGGCATGCGCGACAAGGTGGAGATCACCTACGTCACCCCGCTCGACGGTCCGTTCACCAAACCAGTCTGCAATCGCGAACTCGCCCACCTCTTCAAGGGCAAGGAGATCCGCCTCCAGCCCGAGTTCAACACCGGGGAGGTGGATGGCGCGAATGGTCGATTGATCGCCTACGACGAGCGCGCAATCCCCTTCGATCTGCTGGTCGCGATCCCCCTGCATGGCGGCGCCGAGTATGTGAGCCGGTCTCCCGGGCTGGGCGACGACCTCGGGTTCGTCCTGACCAACCCGCAGACCCTGCAGGCGGAGCGGAAGCCGAACATCTTCGCCCTGGGCGACGCCACCAACGTGCCGGCGTCGAAGGCGGGCTCAGTGGCACACTTCCAGGCCGAGATCCTCGAGGAGAACATCGCGCGCTTTCTCAAGGGGCAGCCGCTGGAGCCCGACTTCGACGGCCACAGCAATTGCTTCATCGAGACCGGATTCAACCAGGCGCTGCTGATCGACTTCAACTACGAGACCGAGCCCCTTCCCGGCACCTTCCCGATCCCCGGCATCGGCCCGCTCCGCCTGCTGAAGGAGTCACGCCTTAACCACCTCGGGAAGCTGGCGTTCCGGTGGGTCTACTGGAACATGCTGCTCCCAGGCCACGACATCCCGCTCGTGGCACCCCAAATGACCATGCGCGGCAAGCAGCTGCCGACGCCTGCCGCCGAACCAGTCGCCGTCTGA
- a CDS encoding TusE/DsrC/DsvC family sulfur relay protein, which produces MPTLTMLDTVLDVDAEGFLQKPEQWNETIAAEIARENGVPALTERHWAVVRYMRTRYLETGAAPSIRSLGKESGVDIKELYKLFPKGPAKLAAKIGGIPKPKGCI; this is translated from the coding sequence ATGCCCACCCTGACCATGCTGGATACCGTACTGGATGTGGATGCCGAGGGGTTTCTGCAGAAGCCGGAACAGTGGAACGAGACGATCGCCGCCGAGATCGCACGCGAGAACGGCGTGCCGGCACTGACGGAGCGGCATTGGGCGGTCGTGCGGTACATGCGCACCCGGTATCTCGAGACCGGCGCGGCGCCGTCGATCCGCTCGCTGGGGAAGGAGTCCGGGGTCGATATCAAGGAACTGTACAAGCTCTTCCCAAAGGGTCCTGCCAAGCTGGCCGCCAAGATCGGCGGCATTCCGAAGCCCAAGGGCTGCATCTGA
- a CDS encoding DsrE/DsrF/DrsH-like family protein: MSATAVYPETSSAPEAVEAAPRRIEKVSIIVSKGSLEGIYPALIMANGARMEGIEANLFFTFFGMDAVVKAKQGKIKVATVGNPALGIPTLLGMIPGMSSFVTGQMQKKMETLDIPPIGEFIQMIADSGGKLYACKASVDMFDLDKSDFVEVVDSIITVGDFYDMAAGGEIIFT, from the coding sequence ATGTCCGCAACAGCTGTCTATCCAGAGACGTCCTCCGCCCCCGAGGCGGTCGAGGCTGCGCCGCGCCGCATCGAAAAGGTGTCCATCATCGTGTCCAAGGGGTCGCTGGAAGGGATCTATCCCGCGCTGATCATGGCCAACGGCGCTCGCATGGAAGGGATCGAAGCGAACCTCTTCTTCACCTTCTTCGGCATGGACGCCGTGGTGAAGGCCAAGCAGGGCAAGATCAAGGTGGCAACCGTCGGCAATCCGGCCCTCGGGATTCCCACACTCCTGGGGATGATTCCCGGCATGTCGAGCTTCGTGACCGGCCAGATGCAGAAGAAGATGGAGACGCTTGACATTCCGCCGATCGGGGAGTTTATCCAAATGATCGCCGACTCCGGCGGTAAGCTCTATGCCTGCAAGGCATCGGTCGACATGTTCGACTTGGACAAGTCGGACTTCGTCGAGGTGGTGGACAGCATCATCACCGTCGGTGACTTCTATGACATGGCTGCAGGCGGCGAGATCATCTTCACCTGA
- a CDS encoding calcium/sodium antiporter, whose product MELLPPILLVVLGLGLLAGGGEALVRGATTIARIAGLTPAVIGLTIVAAGTSLPELVVSVLAAVRGTPDIAVGNVVGSNIFNIGMVLGAAALVAPLVVHGAAVRLEWPVMFLASWIGFLLMRDYGLDRMEGGFFVASLVVFVAYSVYIARHEVSPEEQTDYASETAGRSLHPRTRELGMSILAVLVGSGLLVLGGKFLVDGSVSLARYAGMSERVIGLTIVAVGTSAPELAASLVAAARGRTDIALANIIGSNIFNILGILGVTALVLPIPIAEGIVKTDMWWMLAFALVLFPMMRKGKSISRLEGGILLAGYGIYLTTLLRG is encoded by the coding sequence ATGGAACTCCTGCCTCCGATCCTGCTTGTGGTTCTCGGCCTCGGCCTCCTCGCCGGTGGCGGCGAGGCACTCGTCCGTGGCGCCACCACCATCGCCCGGATTGCGGGGCTGACCCCGGCCGTCATCGGGCTGACCATCGTCGCCGCCGGCACCTCTCTCCCCGAGCTTGTCGTCAGCGTTCTGGCCGCCGTGCGCGGCACGCCGGACATTGCGGTCGGCAACGTGGTGGGATCGAACATCTTCAACATCGGGATGGTCCTGGGGGCGGCGGCCCTGGTCGCGCCGCTGGTGGTCCACGGCGCGGCGGTGCGCCTCGAGTGGCCGGTGATGTTCCTGGCGAGCTGGATCGGGTTCCTGCTGATGCGCGACTACGGCCTCGACCGTATGGAGGGGGGGTTCTTCGTCGCTTCCCTGGTCGTGTTCGTGGCCTACTCGGTCTACATCGCCCGGCACGAGGTGAGCCCCGAGGAACAGACCGACTACGCGAGCGAGACGGCGGGGCGATCGCTGCATCCCCGCACCCGCGAACTCGGCATGAGCATCCTGGCCGTGCTCGTCGGCTCCGGACTCCTTGTGCTCGGCGGCAAGTTCCTGGTGGACGGGTCGGTGTCGCTGGCGCGCTATGCCGGGATGTCGGAGCGGGTCATCGGGCTCACGATCGTCGCTGTGGGCACCAGCGCGCCCGAACTCGCGGCGAGCCTCGTGGCCGCCGCCCGCGGGCGGACCGACATCGCGCTGGCCAACATTATCGGATCCAACATCTTCAACATCCTCGGTATCCTGGGCGTCACAGCGCTGGTCCTCCCGATCCCGATCGCGGAGGGCATCGTCAAGACGGACATGTGGTGGATGCTGGCCTTCGCCCTGGTGCTCTTCCCGATGATGCGGAAGGGGAAGAGCATCTCGCGGCTGGAGGGGGGGATCCTGCTGGCGGGGTATGGGATCTACCTTACCACACTGCTGCGGGGGTAG